The genomic DNA CTTTAGCATATAGGATGGATATGTTCTCTCTACACCCACCAGAGAAATTAACTACCTATAATGCTGACTGCCCATTTCTTCCACAAAGAAAACAATTTGCCTCGTAGATCAGTATTTGCAAgataacctggaagaaaaagaaagaaaagtaaaattccAAGTTACTAATATGTAACAGGAACACAAAGATGATAGCTACTTCTCCAGCTTTACCttgaacccccccacacacaatatGAAAATGGTAACATACCTTTTCATCCCCCAAATTGAAGCGCAGCTTGCTTAAGGGTAGAAGTTGCCATTTCTGAAACGTACACTGACCACGGCTGTGGTGCGAGCCCTGGCTGCAGCTCGGGCTTGGGCCCTCTCTTCTTCATCTCTTAGAGCCTCTTCATACCAGAATGGAAAGGCACTGGGGACTGTATCGTGCACTTTGGCCAAGAACTCCAGGACTCTCATCTTGCTGGTTTCAGCCTTGGCTTTGGGGCCCCATAGGAACTCATAGCGGGGAGGCTCACTGTGGCGCACCTGGCGGTATTCCAGGTAGTTGAGCTGCACCAGATCTTCAGTGATGACCTTTCTGGGCTCTCCATAGATGAAGTGCTTCCTGTCAGCATGCACACCCATCATATTCAGCACTTCCCAGATCTCCTCCTCTGAGGCACAGTTGCCTTTCATGAAGATCACACCCAGTACAATCATAAGAAGGCCAGTCTTGGGCATGTTCTCTTCATCATTCATCGTTCCATCAGAGGAGAGGTTCAGTTTGTTGACAAGGGTGTAGCAGTGCCTGATGGGATCCACTTCCTTCAGATCAACACCGAAGGCCAGTTCCATGTGGTCAGAGGCTCTCTTGATGATTTCGTTGAAGTGATACTTGTATTTTTTTATGACAAACTTCAGCATGTCTGCCTTTGTAATTGGCTCTTTTTTTTGATACCTCTGCAGCAAGAACTGCACCAACAAAATCACCTTCTTGTTTAATGGGTCTCTGCGCCAGAGCTCAGGGATACTTGACGTTCTGGGGGGTGCCACATCTTGACTTTTGGCACCTTCTTCTGAATCAGCATTTGCTATGGCTGACGCAGCACCGATGGTAGCTGGGGTTTCTTGAGGCACCTTATGCTCGCAAGATGTCCCAATAGGAGGAAAATTATGAGATCTATCCTCAGCCTGAGGCTTGGCAGACTGATTCTCTGCCTGAGGCTTGGCAGACTGATTCTCAACCAGAGGCTTGGCAGACTGATCTTCAACCTGACACTTTGCAGACTGACTCTCAACCTGAGGCTTGACAGACTGATCCTCAACCTGATGCTTTGCAGACTGACCCTCAACCTGAGGCTTGGCAGATTGCTCTTCAACCTGAGTCTTGGCAGACCAATCTTCAACTTGAGGCTTGGCAGAGGCTGCGGGATCTTTTTCTGTTGCCACAGAAGCCTGGGCAGTCTTCAGAAACCGGCTTTCACCGCGGAGCTGGCGGCGTTTCTCTTGAGCTCGGAGCTTGCTCTTCTGACCTCGAGGCATGATGATTCTGCTTAGAGACAGCAGGTACGAGTGCAAGCAGTTGGCTTGATGCAGAAGCGACCCTAGAAGATGGAGGAAGAGACGGTGAACACAGCTTCAGTAGGGAGATTCTACTTTGAACTCCAAAAGCCACCTCTGTTGATTCCCTGTAGGATAATATTTTAGAAACCCACAAGGTAGGAGTGAAGGGCGGGGGGCTATTCAGGAACGCCCCATTTCTATGGGGGCTTATCACGTTTGTTCTAAATCAGGATGCTAAACTTGACCACTGACCAGTCCTTGGACTCCTCATTCGACTGGCCCAATGCTGCATCTTCAGACCCTGATTTCTCCCCAGGGCACCAATTCCCTGGGCGGCAGGCAGGGAGCATTCGGGCCATGAgcgtggaggtggaggtggaggtgggatcAGACTCAGCAGCTCAGCAGGTGAGGGTTACACCTGCCGCTCTAGTGCTGCCCTCTGCTCAGGTGACAGGCTCCAGGTCACCAGCCTGGCGGAAGTCGGCGAGTGCTTCCGGTAAAACGCACCTGGCGACCTCGTGAAGCCGCGAAGACAAGGTActtaagtgtgtatgtgtgggggaatCCTCTGCTTTTTCATGAGGGGCAGAATTCCCTCAGGGGATCTCTCGTGACTTCCGACAAAGCCTGAAACCTGTGTGTGTGAGTCCAGAGAAAAAGCGGCTCATTTCCCGCTGAGCCGCAGAAGGAGGAGCCTGGACCGAGCCACCATGCCTGGACCTCCTGAGACAGTAAAGGGGTTCTTtgtgccaccaccccagccccgTTGTTTTTCTAAAGTTACTCATTTCTTGTTTGACACAGGGTTTCATCTGCTAGAGAAGCCCCTCTTAGGGTGGGCGTTATCACTTTGCCAACTCGACCAAACCCATCAGGTAAGACATGTTTGTATATAATTCAATAATTAATACTTTTCCGCTCGCCTTGGTTAAATGCTGTTAATACTGCCCTGGTTAAATATCCTATTGTAAACTTCTTTTTACCTAAGATTTTGAGCAGTTTCTTTCCAGAAAGGCTGTGTACAGGTCTGGGGAAATAACATGAGGACGTAGAACTTGCCTGCCTGAgggctcagaggttccaggttctggCCTCAACACCCCTTTATGCCAAAGTTGAACCTGCTCTGagcttcctctcattttctctttcactcAAAGTAATCTTTTAAAGAAGGTTATGTGCACATTTGTTagatttctttattgttttttatatattGCTGCAGTTCTGTTTCCCACCTAATCATTTTATGTGACTAGACTCTTGATTTTACGATATTGATTTACATCGGCTTTCTGCaggttttatttaaaattatatttacttatttgttttggaGAGAGGcagcaggaattgagaggggagagagggaaacacctgcagtgttgtttcaccacctgtgaagcgtcctCCTGCTGCAGCTCCTTTTACATTTGTATATttggcagctgttttttttttttttgaggtttttaATAAGAGCatgctactttcttttttttagcatgCTACTGTtcattactgtgtgtgtgtgtgtgtgtgtgtgtgtgtgtgcgcgcgcgcgcacgcacacgtGCGAGTGTGTTTTGGCTATGCAACTCAAATCAGGTTTGAATAACAGAATCAATACCATAGCTGTGTAAATTACTGTACTCTGGATTTTACTatgaatgtttcttttttcctaatatttCACACTTAGATATCTGCAGTGTTGGTTTTGCCATATGGAGATTTCATCCCAGTGTAAGTTTGCTAAAAGTTATTACCATAAACTCctgttgaatttttttattaaagtttttcatttcttcctccctGCAATGATCAAATGCTTTCTCCATCTGTTATCTAAGTGAATTCCACTATACAGTTTTTTCCCAAAGGTGATACAATCTCTATAGTCTGTGAACATTCTCTGTTTCACCATTTAATTCTGTATTGGATATACTatgaatttgttgttgttgttagccagagctgagcaatcaaAAGATaaatggagggagaggaagaggaaaaaaagaaagtgctacTGCTTTTTCCAGACTCTGGGAGAAGCCCAGGAATACATTCAtaacatacattttttaaaaaattgtgaaatttaaatttacatttacattttacattataaaatttacattttaaatttacattaaaatttaaaatttaattttttaaaatatttataattaaaaatatttttaattcagacaaaaagagatggggagagggtgcatcagttaagcacacaaatactaagtgcaagaacctgcacaaggatctgggttcgagcccctggctccccaactgcaggggggacacttgacaagtggtggcaaagaaggtctgcaggtgtctgtctttatcactcctctatcttccccacctctctcattttctctgtatccaataaaaaggagacaatggccacaaggagcagtggatttgtagtgcaggcactgagccccagccataaccctggaggcaaaaacaaacaaaccaaaggaaaaaaaaaacaactttgagtAAGTTAGACTCaagaacttttttattttttgaagcaaACTCAtctagcggggaagcaattacagaagccagaccttccatcttctgcaccccacaatgaccctgggtccatactcccagaggattaaagagtaggaaagccatcaggggaggggatgagatatggagttctggtggtaggaattgtgtggagttttacccctcttatcctatggtttttgtcagtgttttcctttttataaatatatttttttaaaaagtggttgaCTAAGTTAACTTCTTTCTTATATAGTTGAGTTTCCTTAATGTAGTACATTTCCCCTTAACATTTGGTGTAATAGtcttttaaattcttttgttttatttttatttataggatagatacagtgagaaattgagagggaagagcgtggtagagagagaaagagagacacctgcagcactgctttctccctgcaggtggggaccaatgcCTCCAACTCAtgtccttgtgctcaaccaggtatgctactaccTGGGCCCCTGTAATAGACTTTAAATGTTGTTGGGACTAGAACATTTTGGGAGTTTCAGTTTTTATCATTCAGTgaagttttgtatttatttattctctctcttttcagagcactcctcagcactggtttatggtggtgttggggattaaaccggggacttcagagcttctggtatcagaatctctttgcataaaccattatgctaaccACGCCTCCAAgtttcatatttctttcttttttaaaaaagattttatttatttatta from Erinaceus europaeus chromosome X, mEriEur2.1, whole genome shotgun sequence includes the following:
- the LOC103127157 gene encoding melanoma-associated antigen B18-like, which encodes MPRGQKSKLRAQEKRRQLRGESRFLKTAQASVATEKDPAASAKPQVEDWSAKTQVEEQSAKPQVEGQSAKHQVEDQSVKPQVESQSAKCQVEDQSAKPLVENQSAKPQAENQSAKPQAEDRSHNFPPIGTSCEHKVPQETPATIGAASAIANADSEEGAKSQDVAPPRTSSIPELWRRDPLNKKVILLVQFLLQRYQKKEPITKADMLKFVIKKYKYHFNEIIKRASDHMELAFGVDLKEVDPIRHCYTLVNKLNLSSDGTMNDEENMPKTGLLMIVLGVIFMKGNCASEEEIWEVLNMMGVHADRKHFIYGEPRKVITEDLVQLNYLEYRQVRHSEPPRYEFLWGPKAKAETSKMRVLEFLAKVHDTVPSAFPFWYEEALRDEEERAQARAAARARTTAVVSVRFRNGNFYP